In Thermodesulfobacteriota bacterium, the genomic stretch GAGGGGCACCATGTGGCGCGAGGGTACGGCGTTTTCCGGGACGAAACCCTCGGGCCTGTCTGCGAGTTCCTCGACGCGGCTCATGACCCCGATTGTAACCCCTTTATTACAGACCGGGCATTTTCCGTCCGCCTTACGGGTCTCCTCGGGCGAGAGGAGCACGCCGCACTCCCGGTGGCCGTCGTAGTGGTACTTCCCCTCCTCGGGATAGAACTCGATTGTATAGAGGAATTTTTTTCCATTCCTGCCCTCCCCCTTCAGGACTTTCATTATCTCGAAGTAGTCCCTCTCACAGTCGAGGACGTTGGCCTCCCTGCCGAGCTTTGCCGGGGAGTGGGCGTCGGAGTTGGAGATGAGCGTTATGTCGTCGAGTGCCGAGAGCCGCCGGTTCATCTCCGGGTTCGACGAGAGCCCGGTCTCTATGGCGTGTATGTGTTTGGAGTGGTCCCCGAAACACTCCTCGATGGAGTCGAAGCCGGACTTGCTCCCGAATATCGAGAACCACGGGGTCCAGGCATGGGCCGGGACGAGCATGCAGTCGGGCGAGGCGTCGAGCACTATCTTTATAAGCTCCTGCGAGGAAAAACCGAAGATGGGGCGGCCGTCCGAGGCGACGTTACCGAGCCGGGCGAAGGTTGTGTTCATCTTGCCGACGGCCTCGACCGACGGAGCGAAGATAAGGTTATGTATCTTCCTCGTCCTTCCGTCCTGGCCGTAGATGCAGCTCACCTCGGAGGTGAGCATGAAGCGCGTTGCCGAATCGTCGGACTCCTTGCCGTTTAAGACGAAGAGGCCGTTACCGAGCGGGGCGAGCTTTTCTTCGATGGAGGCGAACTGCGCGGGGTGGGTGAAGTCGCCTGTGCCGATTACGTCTATCCCCTTACGC encodes the following:
- a CDS encoding endonuclease Q family protein gives rise to the protein MKIVADLHIHTKYSRATSREMTLDSLALWAPRKGIDVIGTGDFTHPAQFASIEEKLAPLGNGLFVLNGKESDDSATRFMLTSEVSCIYGQDGRTRKIHNLIFAPSVEAVGKMNTTFARLGNVASDGRPIFGFSSQELIKIVLDASPDCMLVPAHAWTPWFSIFGSKSGFDSIEECFGDHSKHIHAIETGLSSNPEMNRRLSALDDITLISNSDAHSPAKLGREANVLDCERDYFEIMKVLKGEGRNGKKFLYTIEFYPEEGKYHYDGHRECGVLLSPEETRKADGKCPVCNKGVTIGVMSRVEELADRPEGFVPENAVPSRHMVPLQEIIAEVLGRGVNTKGVEKEYKRIIDSGGSEFRVLLDMEEEELKKIAPPRVAEAIVKVRRGELSISPGFDGEFGKVKIFGKTEEPKPVGPSQMGLF